From the Oscillatoria salina IIICB1 genome, the window TGCGAGGTGTGGGAGCCGAAGTAAAATCTACTAAAGGAGTTAAACCACTTCCTGAAGCTGGATCTGGCAATCCTGCAAACAGAATCGCTTCCCCCCCAGGAGTTTCTAGTCGAGAAGAATGACTTGGCGATCGCCAATCAGCAAAAGATTCATCAACCGCTTCCGTAATCCGAACGAAAAGAGACTCAGATGTGCCAGTTTGTTCATTATCGGGCGATCCCAAGCGATCGGCAATCGAAGCCAAATCTGGATTAATTTGCTCCGGGGGTAAATCCAGTTGAAAAATTGCTTCAATCGCGAGATCGCCGCTTAGGTTGCTAGACTTTTTCTCATCACTTCTCGAAAATTCGTTATCTTCCTCACGATCTCCATCCGAGCTAATTTCTAAAAATTGCTCTTCATTTCCTAGCGCCGAATCCGCGCGAATTTCTATACCCGCAAAAGGATAAACTTGTGGAGATAATCTTTTCCGTGCAGAAGCCAAAGATTCGCGATCGGAGGAACTTATTTGCTCTCGACTCAGCTTATTTACTTCTGGAGTAATTACTGGAGAAGAAGACAGCAAACTCACATTCAGCAATTCGCCTTTTTTGCCTAAATCGTAGAGATTTGCCAATCCTTCAGACAAAGACTGCTCGTAACTTTGTAAATCTCGTTGTAGCGTTTCCAACACCGCCCGAAAAGTCACATCCAAATTCAGCAACAAACCATCTGTTTCCTGTTGCAACCGGCGTAACTGTTCGACCTGTTGCAATTGCTTTAAAATTAACGGAGTTTGTTCTGGATCAACTAAATCTGGTGGTTGAGACTGCAAAAACTCAGCTTCCAAATTCGACCAAGTTTGCACCATTTGTTGCCGCAAACTAGCCTGCAAGCGAGTTGTCAGCACCTGTAAAAACTCTGCCAGTTGCTGTTGTCGCTCTTGACGTAGCTGAGTAACCTCTTGTTGCAGCAACTCTCTTTCTTGACGCAAAGCCGCCAATTCATCCCGCCAAGTTTGAACAGGATTAACCCCCACACTGTTCATTTGTTCTACTATAGCTTCAGCGATCGCCCGATAGGGCGCGGGGTTTTGCCCAATCGCCGCAGTCATTTCTTGTTCGATCGAACTTAACTCTTCTGGAGGTGCAGTCGGAGTTACCAACTTACTATCCAGAGAAACCAAATAGCGACGAAGATTTTCGAGAACCAGCTTTTGCTCTTCAGCAACCTGATACCAATCAGCATCCGATTGATTAGAGTCAGTCAGCAAAACGCGATCGATATCAGCGATAAGAGATTCGAGGTTTTGATCGTGTGGAAAAGTCACAGTGACACCCTATCAGGAGAACAAACTCCGCTTGCGGTGCAGAGAGATTTATCAGGAAAGGTTTCCAGAATATCCCCATTATAGTTACAGGTTTTCATCAACATTTTGTAAGATGTTACTTTTACCGAACGTACTATCACGCCCTGTATTTTCGGAAGACCTGCACTTTGGGAAATACTTTCTAATCATCTTACCATTGTCATTGACATCCGCATCGATCGAGTGTGTAGTTCGCCAGATCGAATCAACCTCACTTAAATTTTCGTAAGCTATGTAGATGTCGCACAACAGAGGCTCACTCAAATTCTGGATATAGAGCATAATAACTGTGGATGCGAACGATTGGCATTTGCCGCGTCCGTTTCTGCTACAAAAGTAACTATTGCGGAAAAATACTTCTGGCTTAAGGAAAGGACGCATTAATTCTTTTTGCCCTGACAGTCCGCGATACAATTGCTACTTATCAAAAAACAGCGTTGAAATTCTGCTCATGTCTCATGGAAGACCGACTCAACTCTCGCGAACTAAATCCCGACTTAGATAGATTAATGAACTCTGCTCCTGTTTTTGCGGGCTTACCCCCAGAAACGGTAGAGAAAGCTTTGTGCCACGTCGTTACTCGCAGTCATCCCTCCAATCAGGTAATTTTACTGGAAAACGACTGGGGTGGCTCAGTTTATTTTATTTTGGAGGGTTGGGTAAAAATCCGTACCTATAACCTTGATGGCAAAGAGGTAACTCTCAATATTATCGGTAAAGGAGAAGTTTTTGGTGAAATGGCGGCAATGGATGAAGTGCCGCGATCGACCGATGTAATTACGCTCACACCGACGAAAATTAGCAGCATCCCGGCTCAAGATTTTACTGAGTTGATTCGTTCGGAACCTTTGGCTGGTTTGCGTTTGGCACAATTAATGGCAAAGCGTTTGCGTCAAGTAAATCGCCGACTGCGATTGCGGGAGGCGGATAGTATGTCTCGTGTAGCGGACACGATTTTATTTTTAGCTGAGGGACAAGGAAAAGAAGTTGATGGAGTGACGGAAATTCCTAATTTACCTCACCGAGAATTAAGTAGCCTGAGCGGTTTAGCGCGGGAGACAGTAACGCGAGTGCTGACTAAGCTAGAAAAGAAGGGGCTGATTGTCAGGGAAAATAATGTGCTTCGCATTCCCGATACCTCAGCTTTGGAAAGAATTATTACTTAGGATTAATGAGCGAATCACCACCAGGATCGAGCGATCCGTTAATTGATGAAAGTAACTGGGTTGACAATGATGATTCTCCCTCGGAATCTTTAACACCGAAAGCTAACTCTCAACAGTCACCAACCCGTATGTTTAGCCCTCATGCACCGATCGCGATGGTGGAAACGGCTTTTTTAGCAAGTACGGCAAGTTTGATCTGGCTGATTAATTATTATTTTCCGCCGGGACCTTTGCTGAAAATTTTTTTTCCCATCCCGATCGCTTTGGTTTATTTGCGACGAGGTTCCCGCGCTGGTTGGATGGCGGCATTGGTTTCTTTTCTGTTACTGTCTGTGTTGATGGGTCCGACTCGTAGTATTGTCTTTCTGATGCCTTATGGTTTGATGGGCGTGCAGTTGGGGGCGATGTGGCAGCGTGGTAGTGGTTGGCTCTGGACGATTTTTTTGGGTACGCCGCTCGGGGCGATTGGTTTCTTTTTCCGTTTTTGGCTGTTTTCGATTCTCTTGGGTGAAGACCTTTGGGTTTATGTGATTACCCAAGTTACGGAACTACTGGAATGGATTTTTATCAAGTTAGGTTTGCTGGCAACTCCCAGTGTGTTTTTGATTCAGATCATTGCCATTGTGACAATTTTTATTAATAATCTCATTTATCTGTTTGTGGTTCATCTGGTGGCTTTGGCTGTTCTCGATCGCCTGGGAAATCCAATTCCACGACCTCCTCAATGGGTGCAAGTGATTCTCGATTACGAATGACGGTTCAAGTTTATACTCGCTCTGAACAAGGAAATTGGTGGTTGCAGCGCTATCAAGGGAAACTACCAATTTTTGCTTGTATTTTGGGTTTTACGGCAACGGGCTTGATTGAGGGGATTTCGGCGGCGGGGGCAACTCCGGCGGCGCGACGCTATACGGCGATCGCTGATGCTGAGTTTTTGGTTAATGGGGTTCGCCCTCGTCCTCGCTTTCCTTTACCTCCTTTGGATTTGGGCATTTCTCCGGTTTTTATCTCTCGTGCTGTGCTTGAGGGTTGCCAAATTCCGGTTTTTGTGCTAAATGCCGGTTTACCTCGATCGCCAGCAATTGAGGCGATCGCGCTCGGTGGTAGTCCTGCTAGATGTCTGACTTCTGGTCGCTCTTTACCTTTGGCTACGGTTAAACATTTGTTTGCTCAAGGTTTACGTTGGGGAGAGCAATTTGCGGCTCAAGTTGGAGACGGTTATTTAATTGTTTCTGAATGCGTTGTGGGCGGTACGACTACGGCTTTAAGCGTTCTGACTGCTTTGGGTGTTGATGCTGCTGGGAAGGTGAATAGCTCTCATTCTCGCTGCAATCACGAGCAAAAATGGGAGGTAGTTCAAGCAGGTTTACGTGCGGCTGGGTTATTACCAGAAATAATTGCGAAAAATTGTGATTTTGTCGATCCCCTAGAGATTATTGCTGCTGTTGGCGATCCCATGCAGGTTGTGGCTGCGGGAATGGCGATCGCTGCTTCGCGTAGCTGCGGCGTTCTTTTGGCTGGCGGTACACAAATGCTGGCAGTTTCTGCTTTAGCTAAAAAAATAGCTCGCGATCGCCAGCTTGAATGGCAACCAAAACAAGTCGTAGTCGGTACTACTTCTTGGGTAGTTCTCGATTCTACTGGAGATACTATCGGGTTAGCAAAAGAGCTGGGAGATTTGTCGTTGTTAGCAACTAAACTCAGTTTTGCTCGCTCTCGCTATGCTCAACTACAAGTTTACGAACAAGGCTATGTCAAGGAAGGTGTAGGTGCAGGTGGAGCAGCGATCGCTGCTTCTCTCTACCAAGGTTGGACTTCTAGACAATTACTTAATTCAATTGAAGCACTTGTGGAGCGCTATCAAAGCTGTCTTGCTGAGCTTGAAAGTTCTTGACGGTCAGTTTCCCAATTTTGTATAAATATTCAACTTAGAGTTTTTCCTATCCAAGCCTGGAAAGCTATCAACCTCTTTCTCTTTTCCTCCCGAACAATTATTGATTTTTACCACTCTAGACGTGAATTCTCCGAGCCAATAATTGCTCTTCCAAAGCAGCAATTCGATTATAAGCTGCTGTCAGTTGCACGGTTAGCCGTCGAATTTGAATTTCTGGTGGTAAATTCTTCTCGCTATCGTATTCGGTATGACTGTCCCAACTACTATCGTCATTGAGAATATCTTTGTGGCTCATTAACAATTCGTTACTGTCTTGATTTCGCCGCTCTACTCGTCTAAATTCTACTGTATCGGAAAAATTTTCCTTGAGCTGGGCAGATTGCTCTTGCTTGTCCGTTACAAATGTTGATATTTGATTGCTCAAATGCTCAACTATCTGGTACAGTCCATCTACTTTTTGATTGAGGTCGATAATTTGATTTTGAAGTCGATCCATAACATCACCAATTGTCACAGTTATATTCTATTTCATCTTAAGTGCTTTAGCCGAATTTCCTGACTGATTTCTACTTTATTTAATCTTTGAAGCCGAGCGCAATTTGCCAAGTAAATTACTGTAAATACCGATACAGTCTCTTTGGTCATTCTCACGTTCATCAGTCTCAAATTCAGTTACTTTCGCTGCTAATTCAGCTTCACTTGCTGACGAGAGCGCAACTAAATTTTTTCCTGGAACAAGTTAAGCAAATATACTTAAGTCTCTCGGCAAGATAAAAAACGCTCAAAACTTTGACAGCTAAGAGGTACAAAGTTGGGTTTCTCGAAAAATTCTGGGAAAAATGCTCGCCTGTACTTTAGTCTTCACCAGAAAAACTGTGAAAATTTTCTGACTAAAATGAGCAAGCTTAACCTAGTGAAACTAATCGATCGCTGAAAAGCTAATTAAGAATATTAATTATTGGCTTGATGAAGAAAATATTCTTAAATTAGCCCTAGACACAAATCCCAGTGTAATTTCAGCTACTTTGGCAAAAAAGGCATAATTTTAAGTCTTCGATCGCTGAGAGCGAAGATTTGAGTATACACCGAAAATTTACTAATTTTCTCAAAAGAAACAAATTAACTAAAGTTGGCGATCGCCAAAACAATACTAGAGGCTACGAGTTTGATAAAGTAGAGTTATGTTAAATCGTCGTGCCTTTTTACTCAGTGCCACAGCTACAGCAATTTTGCCGTTGCTTTCCAGTTGCAGCAACACCTCACCGAATTTGTCGGTAAGATTGCTGAAAAATTCTCTTCCTCCTCAACTTGTCGGCGAATTTCGCGATTCTTTACCTCGACGCACGTCGCTAAATTTTCAAGCTGAAGAATTATTA encodes:
- a CDS encoding Crp/Fnr family transcriptional regulator, encoding MEDRLNSRELNPDLDRLMNSAPVFAGLPPETVEKALCHVVTRSHPSNQVILLENDWGGSVYFILEGWVKIRTYNLDGKEVTLNIIGKGEVFGEMAAMDEVPRSTDVITLTPTKISSIPAQDFTELIRSEPLAGLRLAQLMAKRLRQVNRRLRLREADSMSRVADTILFLAEGQGKEVDGVTEIPNLPHRELSSLSGLARETVTRVLTKLEKKGLIVRENNVLRIPDTSALERIIT
- a CDS encoding DUF2232 domain-containing protein, which produces MSESPPGSSDPLIDESNWVDNDDSPSESLTPKANSQQSPTRMFSPHAPIAMVETAFLASTASLIWLINYYFPPGPLLKIFFPIPIALVYLRRGSRAGWMAALVSFLLLSVLMGPTRSIVFLMPYGLMGVQLGAMWQRGSGWLWTIFLGTPLGAIGFFFRFWLFSILLGEDLWVYVITQVTELLEWIFIKLGLLATPSVFLIQIIAIVTIFINNLIYLFVVHLVALAVLDRLGNPIPRPPQWVQVILDYE
- the cobT gene encoding nicotinate mononucleotide-dependent phosphoribosyltransferase CobT; translated protein: MTVQVYTRSEQGNWWLQRYQGKLPIFACILGFTATGLIEGISAAGATPAARRYTAIADAEFLVNGVRPRPRFPLPPLDLGISPVFISRAVLEGCQIPVFVLNAGLPRSPAIEAIALGGSPARCLTSGRSLPLATVKHLFAQGLRWGEQFAAQVGDGYLIVSECVVGGTTTALSVLTALGVDAAGKVNSSHSRCNHEQKWEVVQAGLRAAGLLPEIIAKNCDFVDPLEIIAAVGDPMQVVAAGMAIAASRSCGVLLAGGTQMLAVSALAKKIARDRQLEWQPKQVVVGTTSWVVLDSTGDTIGLAKELGDLSLLATKLSFARSRYAQLQVYEQGYVKEGVGAGGAAIAASLYQGWTSRQLLNSIEALVERYQSCLAELESS